One region of Pararhizobium qamdonense genomic DNA includes:
- a CDS encoding alpha-ketoacid dehydrogenase subunit beta, protein MARMTMIEAVRSAMDVSMERDGDVVVFGEDVGYFGGVFRCTQGLQAKYGKTRCFDAPISESGIVGTAIGMAAYGLKPCVEIQFADYMYPAYDQITQEAARIRYRSNGDFTCPIVLRMPTGGGIFGGQTHSQSPEALFTHVCGLKVVVPSNPYDAKGLLIASIEDPDPVMFLEPKRLYNGPFDGHHDRPVTPWSKHELGEVPEGHYSIPIGKAEIRRPGSAVTVIAYGTMVHVALAAVEEMGVDAEVIDLRSLLPLDLDTIVQSVTKTGRCVVVHEATLTSGYGAELAALVQEHCFYHLEAPIVRVTGWDTPYPHAQEWDYFPGPGRVGRALAEVMEA, encoded by the coding sequence ATGGCGAGAATGACGATGATCGAGGCCGTGCGCAGCGCCATGGACGTCTCGATGGAGCGCGACGGCGATGTGGTGGTGTTCGGCGAGGATGTCGGCTATTTCGGCGGCGTCTTCCGCTGCACGCAGGGCCTCCAGGCGAAATACGGCAAGACCCGCTGCTTCGACGCACCGATCAGCGAGAGCGGCATTGTCGGCACGGCAATCGGCATGGCCGCCTATGGTCTCAAGCCCTGCGTCGAAATCCAGTTCGCCGATTATATGTACCCGGCCTATGACCAGATCACCCAGGAAGCCGCCCGCATCCGCTACCGCTCGAACGGCGACTTCACCTGCCCGATCGTGCTGCGCATGCCGACCGGCGGCGGCATTTTCGGCGGGCAGACCCATAGCCAGAGCCCGGAGGCGCTGTTTACCCATGTCTGTGGCCTGAAAGTCGTCGTGCCCTCCAACCCCTACGACGCCAAGGGCCTGTTGATTGCCTCGATCGAAGATCCCGACCCTGTCATGTTCCTCGAGCCGAAGCGCCTCTATAACGGCCCCTTCGACGGCCATCATGACAGGCCGGTCACGCCGTGGTCCAAGCACGAACTCGGCGAGGTGCCGGAAGGCCATTACAGCATTCCGATCGGCAAGGCGGAAATCCGCAGACCCGGATCTGCGGTCACCGTCATCGCCTATGGCACCATGGTGCATGTGGCGCTGGCCGCCGTCGAGGAGATGGGCGTCGATGCCGAGGTGATCGACCTGCGCAGCCTGTTGCCGCTCGATCTCGATACGATCGTGCAATCGGTCACCAAGACCGGGCGCTGCGTCGTCGTCCACGAGGCGACGCTGACATCCGGTTACGGGGCGGAACTGGCCGCACTGGTGCAGGAACATTGCTTCTATCACCTGGAAGCTCCGATTGTGCGCGTGACGGGGTGGGACACGCCTTATCCGCATGCGCAGGAATGGGATTATTTTCCCGGACCCGGCCGCGTCGGCCGTGCGCTTGCCGAAGTAATGGAGGCGTAA
- a CDS encoding dihydrolipoamide acetyltransferase family protein yields the protein MGEFIIKMPDVGEGVAEAELVEWHCKVGDPVREDMVLAAVMTDKATVEIPSPVNGTVLWLGAEIGDTVAVKAPLVRIQVAGEDGEANAVPMAEIVTHSSPSPQREEGARRADEGVSPASLSQPAPSSGPAGHRLPAVEKGRRAASETPADKPLASPAVRLRAQDGGVDLRQVTGSGPAGRITHDDLDQFLARGAHPQPAATGFARKTAIEEIKVTGLRRRISEKMVLAASRIPHITYVEEIDVTDLEDLRAAMNATRKPEQTKLTILPFLMRAMVKTIDEQPVVNATFDDDAGMISRHAAVHIGIATQTPAGLTVPVVRHAEARGIWDCAAEVVRLAEAARTGSALREELSGSTITITSLGAMGGIATTPIINHPEVAIVGVNKIMTRPVWDGNQFIPRKMMNLSSSFDHRVVDGWDAATFVQRIKALLETPALIFIES from the coding sequence ATGGGTGAATTCATCATCAAGATGCCGGATGTCGGCGAAGGCGTGGCGGAGGCCGAGCTTGTCGAATGGCATTGCAAGGTCGGCGATCCCGTCCGCGAAGACATGGTGCTGGCCGCCGTCATGACCGACAAGGCAACGGTCGAAATCCCGTCGCCGGTCAATGGCACGGTCCTTTGGCTCGGCGCCGAAATCGGTGATACGGTTGCCGTCAAGGCGCCGCTGGTGCGCATTCAGGTCGCGGGCGAGGACGGCGAGGCAAATGCTGTTCCGATGGCGGAGATTGTGACGCATTCTTCCCCTTCTCCCCAGCGGGAAGAAGGAGCCCGGAGGGCGGATGAGGGGGTATCCCCGGCCTCTCTCAGCCAGCCAGCCCCCTCATCCGGCCCTGCGGGCCACCGTCTCCCGGCTGTAGAGAAGGGAAGGCGTGCCGCATCTGAAACGCCTGCGGACAAGCCGCTGGCCTCGCCGGCCGTCCGTCTTCGGGCGCAGGATGGCGGCGTCGATCTGCGGCAGGTGACGGGATCAGGCCCGGCCGGGCGCATTACCCATGACGATCTCGACCAGTTTCTGGCGCGCGGCGCCCATCCGCAGCCGGCGGCGACGGGCTTTGCCCGCAAGACCGCTATCGAGGAGATCAAGGTCACCGGCCTGCGCCGCCGCATCTCCGAAAAGATGGTGCTGGCAGCGTCGCGCATTCCCCATATCACCTATGTCGAGGAAATCGACGTTACCGATCTGGAAGATTTGCGTGCAGCGATGAACGCGACGCGCAAACCGGAGCAAACCAAGCTGACGATTCTGCCCTTCCTGATGCGGGCGATGGTGAAGACGATCGATGAGCAGCCCGTCGTCAACGCCACCTTCGATGACGACGCCGGCATGATCAGCCGGCATGCGGCCGTGCATATCGGCATTGCCACTCAGACCCCGGCTGGCTTGACGGTGCCTGTCGTGCGCCACGCGGAGGCGCGCGGCATCTGGGATTGTGCTGCCGAAGTGGTGCGGCTGGCGGAAGCGGCCCGCACCGGCTCGGCGCTGCGGGAAGAGCTGTCCGGCTCGACCATCACCATCACCTCGCTCGGCGCCATGGGCGGCATCGCCACGACGCCGATCATCAACCATCCGGAAGTGGCCATCGTGGGCGTCAACAAGATCATGACGCGGCCGGTCTGGGACGGAAATCAGTTCATCCCGCGCAAGATGATGAACCTGTCGTCCAGCTTCGATCACCGGGTGGTGGATGGCTGGGACGCGGCGACCTTCGTCCAGCGGATCAAGGCGCTGCTCGAAACCCCTGCGCTGATTTTCATTGAAAGCTGA
- a CDS encoding enoyl-CoA hydratase gives MEKPIIIEQQDRVVIVTLNRPAARNALNSDIMNALATELAPLDRDPGVGCFVLKGSDKAFAAGADIKEMADKSFPDMFGEDFFAAWDRFASFRTPKIAAVSGYALGGGCELAMMCDMIFAADTAMFGQPEIKLGVIPGMGGSQRLTKLVGKAKAMDMILTGRMMDAAEAERCGLVARIIPAEKLLEETLAAAQTIAGYGKAATMAAREAVDRALEGGLREGILFERRIFHALFATQDQKEGMSAFIEKRPPQFQGK, from the coding sequence ATGGAAAAACCGATCATCATCGAACAGCAGGACCGGGTCGTCATTGTCACGCTGAACCGCCCCGCCGCCCGCAACGCGCTCAACTCAGACATCATGAACGCATTGGCGACAGAGCTTGCGCCGCTCGACCGCGATCCGGGCGTCGGCTGTTTCGTGTTGAAGGGCTCGGACAAGGCCTTTGCCGCCGGCGCCGACATCAAGGAAATGGCGGACAAGTCGTTCCCCGATATGTTCGGCGAGGACTTCTTTGCCGCCTGGGACCGGTTCGCCTCCTTCCGCACGCCCAAGATTGCTGCGGTTTCCGGCTATGCGCTGGGCGGCGGTTGCGAACTGGCGATGATGTGCGACATGATCTTTGCCGCCGACACCGCCATGTTCGGCCAGCCGGAAATCAAGCTCGGCGTCATTCCCGGCATGGGGGGATCGCAGCGGCTGACAAAGCTGGTCGGCAAGGCCAAGGCGATGGACATGATCCTGACCGGCCGGATGATGGATGCGGCAGAGGCCGAACGCTGCGGCCTCGTCGCCCGCATAATCCCGGCGGAAAAACTGCTGGAGGAAACCCTGGCGGCCGCCCAAACCATCGCCGGATACGGCAAGGCCGCCACCATGGCGGCGCGCGAAGCCGTCGATCGTGCGCTCGAGGGCGGACTGCGCGAAGGCATCCTGTTCGAACGCCGGATTTTTCACGCGCTGTTTGCCACTCAGGACCAGAAGGAGGGCATGTCCGCCTTCATCGAAAAACGGCCGCCGCAGTTTCAAGGCAAATAG
- a CDS encoding LysR family transcriptional regulator, with translation MTKNDRTGSIRIFLAVCNARSFAAAAVQLHLTPSAVAKAIARLETRLGVRLIERTTRRLQLTQEGERYFKSCSQALNEIDRIEAELAATRSEPSGLVRISMPPLFGRSIVAPALFALADVHPLLSFDITLKGEIADFVAQQVDVAVRIGHLEDTSGLTARRLGTQTIVLCASTAYLDRHGVPQSLSDLAAHRLIATSGEKGVVPWSINASGATGADGRVETWVPPARLLLDGSALTLAAIKAGHGIGLLPQWLAAPEIASGALKQVMPGRIGSDLPIHVVWPSAPLMLPRLRVTIDAIVAATRRSVIWDGAGEARPV, from the coding sequence GATCCGGATTTTCCTCGCTGTCTGCAATGCCCGCTCTTTCGCGGCAGCCGCAGTGCAGCTTCATCTGACGCCGTCTGCCGTGGCAAAGGCGATTGCAAGACTGGAGACCCGACTCGGCGTCCGCCTGATCGAAAGGACGACGCGGCGACTGCAGTTGACGCAAGAGGGCGAGCGCTATTTCAAAAGTTGCAGCCAGGCGCTCAACGAGATCGACCGGATCGAGGCGGAACTGGCGGCGACACGGTCGGAGCCGAGCGGGCTGGTGCGCATCAGCATGCCGCCGCTATTTGGTAGGTCCATTGTTGCTCCCGCACTTTTTGCCTTGGCGGATGTCCATCCCCTGCTCTCCTTCGACATCACGCTCAAAGGCGAGATAGCCGATTTTGTTGCGCAGCAGGTGGATGTGGCCGTACGGATCGGCCATCTGGAGGATACGTCGGGCTTGACTGCCCGCCGTCTTGGCACGCAGACAATCGTGCTGTGCGCATCCACCGCCTATCTCGACCGGCATGGCGTGCCGCAATCCCTATCCGATCTTGCGGCACACCGGCTGATCGCGACCAGTGGCGAAAAAGGCGTTGTGCCCTGGTCCATCAATGCGTCTGGTGCCACAGGCGCCGATGGCAGGGTCGAGACATGGGTGCCTCCTGCCCGGCTGTTGCTCGACGGCAGTGCGCTCACGCTTGCGGCGATAAAGGCCGGTCACGGCATCGGCTTGTTGCCGCAATGGCTGGCGGCGCCGGAGATTGCGTCGGGGGCGTTGAAACAGGTGATGCCGGGGCGGATCGGCAGCGATCTGCCCATTCATGTGGTCTGGCCAAGCGCCCCGTTGATGCTGCCGCGATTGCGCGTGACGATCGATGCGATCGTGGCGGCAACCCGCCGTTCGGTGATCTGGGATGGCGCAGGCGAGGCGCGTCCGGTTTAG
- the mmsB gene encoding 3-hydroxyisobutyrate dehydrogenase: protein MTIGFIGLGHMGGPMAANLVKAGHAVRGFDLSQPLLDEARDKGVIACASLTDAVAGADTVITMLPAGKHVLSVWQELVATVPPGTLLIDCSTIDIDSARKAHGLAAAHHCPSLDGPVSGGTGGAAAGTLTFMVGGEEDVFAKSQPVFAAMGKKIIHCGGPAAGQAAKICNNMILGISMIAVGEAFVLGEKLGLSHQALFDVASVSSGQCWSLTTYCPVPGPVPASPANHDYKPGFAGALMLKDLKLSQEAAQSAGAVTPLGAKAAELYALFNELGNDGKDFSGIIDMLRQQSASTV from the coding sequence ATGACGATCGGATTTATCGGTCTGGGTCATATGGGCGGCCCGATGGCTGCCAATCTGGTCAAGGCGGGCCATGCGGTCAGGGGTTTCGATCTTTCACAGCCGCTGCTTGACGAGGCAAGAGACAAGGGCGTGATTGCCTGCGCCTCGCTGACCGACGCAGTTGCAGGCGCCGATACCGTCATCACCATGCTTCCCGCCGGCAAACATGTCCTGTCGGTCTGGCAGGAGCTGGTCGCCACCGTTCCTCCCGGCACGCTTCTGATCGATTGCTCGACCATCGATATAGACAGCGCCCGCAAGGCGCACGGCCTGGCGGCCGCCCATCACTGCCCGTCGCTCGATGGCCCCGTTTCCGGTGGCACGGGAGGTGCTGCCGCCGGTACGCTGACCTTCATGGTCGGCGGTGAAGAGGATGTATTTGCAAAATCCCAGCCGGTCTTTGCGGCGATGGGCAAGAAGATCATCCATTGCGGCGGACCGGCGGCAGGCCAGGCGGCAAAAATCTGCAACAACATGATCCTCGGCATCAGCATGATTGCTGTCGGCGAAGCCTTCGTGCTTGGCGAAAAGCTCGGCCTGTCGCATCAGGCACTGTTCGATGTCGCTTCGGTTTCCTCCGGCCAGTGCTGGTCGCTGACCACCTATTGCCCGGTTCCCGGACCCGTCCCGGCATCGCCGGCCAATCACGATTACAAGCCGGGGTTTGCCGGCGCGCTGATGTTGAAGGACCTGAAGCTGTCGCAAGAGGCAGCCCAATCGGCCGGCGCCGTCACGCCGCTTGGCGCAAAGGCAGCCGAACTCTACGCTCTGTTCAACGAACTCGGAAACGACGGCAAGGATTTTTCTGGCATCATCGATATGCTCCGGCAACAATCCGCAAGCACTGTCTGA
- the lpdA gene encoding dihydrolipoyl dehydrogenase, whose protein sequence is MKEIVCKLLVIGAGPGGYICAIRAGQLGVDTVIVEAVKAGGTCLNIGCIPSKALIHAAEEFERVTHMAQAKSPLGISVEAPKLDLSKTIAWKDGIVGRLNSGVLGLLRKARVKIVHGRAKFRDGKTVEVETETGMQVIRAETIVIATGSEPVELPFLPFGGPVISSTEALSLKTVPAKLAVVGGGYIGLELGTAFAKLGSNVTIVEATSQILPQYDAELVKPVSKRLADLGIRVLTGAKAKGLSGNALLIETSEGAEEQLAAEKILVTVGRKPRTQGWGLEELDLDRAGNFLRIDDRCRTSMRGIHAIGDITGEPMLAHRAMAQGEMVAEIVAGKKRIWDKRCIPAVCFTDPEIVTAGLSPDEARAQGYEIRVGQFPFNANGRAMTMLSEEGFVRIVARADSNLVLGIQAVGSGVSELSSAFALAIEMGARLEDIAATIHAHPTRSEGFQEAALKALGHALHI, encoded by the coding sequence ATGAAAGAGATCGTCTGCAAACTTCTCGTCATCGGCGCAGGTCCCGGCGGTTATATCTGCGCCATCCGGGCGGGGCAGCTCGGCGTCGATACCGTCATCGTCGAAGCCGTCAAGGCTGGCGGCACCTGCCTCAATATCGGCTGCATTCCCTCCAAGGCACTGATCCATGCGGCCGAGGAATTCGAGAGGGTGACGCACATGGCGCAAGCGAAAAGCCCGCTCGGCATCTCCGTCGAAGCGCCGAAACTCGATCTTTCCAAGACGATTGCCTGGAAGGACGGCATCGTCGGCCGCCTGAACAGCGGCGTGCTCGGCCTGTTGCGCAAGGCCCGGGTGAAGATCGTTCATGGCCGGGCAAAATTCCGGGACGGCAAGACCGTGGAAGTCGAAACGGAAACCGGAATGCAGGTGATCCGCGCCGAAACGATCGTCATCGCTACCGGGTCGGAACCGGTGGAACTGCCGTTCCTGCCCTTCGGCGGACCGGTTATCTCCTCGACCGAAGCCCTGTCGCTGAAAACAGTGCCGGCAAAGCTCGCGGTCGTCGGTGGCGGCTATATCGGGCTTGAACTGGGCACGGCATTCGCCAAGCTCGGCTCGAACGTCACTATTGTCGAAGCCACGTCGCAAATCCTGCCGCAATATGATGCCGAGCTGGTGAAGCCGGTCTCCAAGCGCCTTGCTGATCTCGGTATCCGCGTCCTGACCGGCGCCAAGGCAAAGGGGTTATCCGGCAACGCGCTTTTGATCGAAACCAGTGAGGGCGCGGAAGAGCAGCTTGCCGCCGAAAAGATCCTCGTGACCGTCGGCCGCAAGCCGCGCACGCAAGGCTGGGGGCTGGAAGAACTGGATCTCGACCGTGCCGGCAATTTCCTGCGCATCGACGATCGCTGCCGGACGTCGATGCGCGGCATTCATGCCATCGGCGATATCACCGGCGAGCCGATGCTCGCCCACCGCGCCATGGCGCAAGGGGAGATGGTCGCCGAAATCGTCGCGGGCAAGAAACGCATCTGGGACAAGCGTTGCATTCCCGCCGTCTGCTTCACCGATCCGGAGATCGTCACCGCCGGTCTGTCGCCCGATGAGGCACGGGCGCAGGGTTATGAGATCCGTGTCGGGCAATTCCCTTTCAATGCCAATGGCCGCGCCATGACCATGCTGTCGGAAGAGGGCTTCGTGCGCATCGTGGCGCGCGCCGACAGCAATCTCGTGCTCGGCATCCAGGCGGTCGGCTCCGGCGTTTCCGAACTTTCGAGCGCCTTCGCACTGGCGATTGAAATGGGCGCACGTCTGGAAGACATTGCAGCGACGATCCACGCTCATCCGACCCGCAGCGAAGGCTTCCAGGAAGCCGCCTTGAAAGCGCTTGGCCATGCTCTCCACATCTGA
- a CDS encoding acyl-CoA dehydrogenase family protein, translated as MILSEQQIQIRDMARDFARERLMPGAAGRDVSHLFPKDELTEMGELGFLGMLVPEAYDGSETGTVAYAVALEEIAAGDGPCSTIMSVHSSVGCVPILKFGTEEQKQRFLPKLASGEWIGGFALTEPQAGSDASNLRTRARRDGDHYVLDGAKQFITSGKNGNVIIVFAVTDPDAGKKGITAFIVPTETPGYEVVRVEQKLGLHSSDTCQIAFTNMRIPADLRLGAEGEGYRIALANLEGGRIGIAAQSVGMARAAFEAARDYARERIAFGKPIIEHQAIAFRLADMTTQITVARQMVLHAAALKEAGEPCLTEASMAKLFASEMAEKVCSDAIQIHGGYGYMSDYPVERIYRDVRICQIYEGTSDVQRIVIARSL; from the coding sequence ATGATCCTGTCTGAACAACAGATCCAGATCCGCGACATGGCCCGCGATTTCGCCCGCGAGCGCCTCATGCCGGGCGCTGCCGGGCGTGACGTGTCGCATCTCTTTCCGAAGGACGAGCTGACGGAAATGGGCGAACTCGGCTTCCTTGGCATGCTGGTGCCGGAAGCCTATGATGGCTCGGAAACCGGGACGGTTGCCTATGCCGTTGCGCTCGAAGAGATTGCCGCTGGCGACGGGCCGTGCTCGACCATCATGAGCGTGCACAGTTCCGTCGGCTGCGTGCCGATCCTGAAATTCGGCACGGAAGAGCAGAAGCAGCGTTTCCTGCCGAAGCTCGCCTCCGGCGAATGGATCGGCGGCTTTGCGCTGACCGAGCCGCAGGCCGGGTCCGATGCGTCCAACCTGCGCACCCGCGCCCGCCGCGACGGCGATCATTATGTGCTCGATGGTGCCAAGCAGTTCATCACCTCCGGCAAGAACGGCAATGTCATCATCGTGTTTGCAGTGACGGACCCCGATGCCGGCAAGAAGGGCATCACCGCCTTCATCGTGCCGACGGAGACGCCGGGATATGAGGTCGTGCGCGTCGAACAGAAGCTCGGCCTGCATTCCTCCGACACCTGCCAGATCGCCTTCACCAATATGCGCATTCCCGCCGATCTGCGGCTGGGCGCTGAGGGGGAGGGCTACAGGATTGCGCTTGCCAATCTCGAGGGCGGCCGGATCGGCATTGCCGCGCAATCGGTCGGCATGGCACGGGCAGCGTTCGAGGCGGCGCGCGACTATGCCCGCGAACGCATCGCCTTCGGCAAGCCGATCATCGAGCATCAGGCCATCGCCTTCCGCCTTGCCGACATGACGACGCAGATAACTGTTGCGCGGCAGATGGTGTTGCATGCGGCCGCATTGAAGGAAGCTGGCGAGCCATGCCTGACGGAGGCGTCGATGGCCAAGCTGTTTGCCTCGGAAATGGCGGAAAAGGTCTGCTCGGATGCGATCCAGATTCATGGCGGCTATGGTTACATGTCTGACTACCCGGTCGAGCGTATCTACCGCGATGTCCGCATCTGCCAGATCTATGAGGGCACAAGCGACGTGCAACGCATCGTGATTGCACGTAGTCTATAA
- a CDS encoding enoyl-CoA hydratase/isomerase family protein translates to MLSTSETRATETETLVERQGALGRIRLNRPKALNSLTLQMVRDIDTALDDFERDPSISAVLVTGEGERGLCAGGDIRAIYDGGRAGSDVPTTFWREEYRLNARISRYPKPYAVIMDGIVMGGGVGISVYGSHRIVTERTRFAMPETGIGFFPDIGASWFLTRRANELGTYIGLTGETLGAADAILAGLADVFIRSGRLADLTGALAALPARSSRETVSAVIAGFSEIPPTGILEPQQSAIDRLFAFDTTEDIIAALRSDDSPFAEKLLSVLAAKSPLSLNVTLRLLRLGRKTGTLEDCLEREFSATAAVLRSHDFYEGVRAAVIDKDRNPQWRPQRLADVTAADVDAYFQPSSHPLFSNRIKEGSPA, encoded by the coding sequence ATGCTCTCCACATCTGAAACGCGCGCAACAGAGACGGAAACGCTGGTCGAGCGCCAGGGCGCACTCGGCCGCATCCGACTCAACCGTCCAAAGGCGCTCAACAGTCTGACATTACAAATGGTGCGCGACATCGACACGGCGCTTGACGATTTCGAACGCGACCCGTCCATTTCAGCCGTGCTCGTGACGGGCGAGGGGGAGCGCGGCCTGTGTGCCGGTGGCGATATCCGCGCCATTTACGATGGCGGCAGAGCCGGATCGGACGTGCCGACAACGTTCTGGCGCGAGGAATACAGGCTCAACGCCCGCATCAGCCGCTATCCGAAACCCTATGCCGTCATCATGGACGGCATCGTCATGGGCGGCGGCGTCGGCATATCCGTCTATGGCAGCCACAGGATCGTCACCGAGCGTACCCGTTTTGCCATGCCGGAAACCGGCATCGGCTTTTTCCCGGATATCGGCGCCTCGTGGTTTCTCACCCGCCGGGCCAATGAACTTGGTACCTATATCGGCTTGACCGGCGAAACTCTGGGCGCCGCCGATGCCATTCTTGCCGGTCTCGCCGATGTTTTTATAAGGTCCGGACGGCTTGCGGACTTGACCGGAGCCTTGGCCGCGCTGCCCGCTCGCAGTTCACGCGAGACAGTTTCCGCTGTGATTGCGGGCTTTTCGGAGATACCGCCCACCGGCATTCTGGAACCACAGCAATCGGCCATCGATCGCCTCTTTGCCTTCGACACGACCGAAGACATCATCGCTGCCCTGCGTTCGGATGACAGCCCTTTTGCCGAAAAACTTCTTTCCGTTCTTGCGGCTAAATCGCCCCTTAGCCTCAATGTCACGCTGCGTCTTTTGCGGCTCGGGCGTAAAACCGGCACGCTGGAAGACTGCCTCGAACGGGAATTTTCAGCGACGGCTGCGGTGCTGCGCAGCCATGATTTCTACGAGGGCGTGCGCGCGGCCGTGATCGACAAGGACCGCAATCCGCAATGGCGGCCGCAGCGGCTTGCCGATGTCACCGCAGCTGATGTCGATGCCTATTTCCAGCCGTCCAGCCACCCGCTCTTTTCAAACAGGATCAAGGAAGGATCACCAGCATGA
- a CDS encoding thiamine pyrophosphate-dependent enzyme — MTEFPQLSLHVPEPAVRPGGMPDFSNVNIAKAGSVPRPEVDAASEDIRDLAYSIIRVLNRDGEAVGPWAGLLSDEELLTGLRNMMKLRAFDARMLMAQRQGKTSFYMQHLGEEAVSCAFRKALKKGDMNFPTYRQAGLLIADDYPMVEMMNQIFSNEKDPLRGRQLPIMYSSKDHGFFTISGNLATQYVQAVGWAMASAIKNDTKIAAAWIGDGSTAESDFHSALVFASTYKAPVILNIVNNQWAISTFQGIARGGSGTFAARGLGFGIPALRVDGNDYLAVYAVSHWAAERARRNLGPTLIEYVTYRVGAHSTSDDPSAYRPKTESEAWPLGDPVLRLKKHLIVRGAWSEERHVQAEAEILDEVIQAQKQAEVHGTLHAGGRPSVRDIFEGVYAEMPPHIRRQRQKAGY; from the coding sequence ATGACCGAGTTCCCGCAATTGAGCCTTCATGTTCCGGAACCGGCCGTCCGGCCCGGCGGCATGCCGGATTTTTCCAACGTCAATATTGCCAAGGCCGGGTCCGTTCCGCGTCCCGAAGTCGATGCGGCGTCCGAAGACATCCGCGATCTCGCCTATTCGATCATCCGCGTGCTCAACCGCGATGGCGAAGCGGTCGGCCCCTGGGCGGGCCTGCTGTCGGATGAGGAATTGCTGACCGGCTTGCGCAACATGATGAAGCTGCGCGCCTTCGATGCCCGCATGCTGATGGCGCAGCGGCAGGGCAAGACATCCTTTTACATGCAGCATCTGGGCGAGGAAGCCGTCAGCTGTGCCTTCCGCAAGGCGCTTAAAAAAGGCGACATGAACTTCCCGACCTATCGCCAGGCGGGTCTTTTGATTGCCGACGATTATCCGATGGTCGAGATGATGAACCAGATCTTCTCGAACGAAAAAGACCCCCTGCGCGGCCGGCAGCTGCCGATCATGTATTCCTCCAAGGACCATGGCTTCTTCACTATCTCCGGCAATCTTGCCACCCAATATGTCCAGGCTGTCGGCTGGGCCATGGCGTCGGCCATCAAGAACGACACCAAGATCGCTGCCGCCTGGATCGGCGATGGCTCGACGGCCGAATCGGATTTCCATTCGGCGCTGGTCTTTGCCTCAACCTACAAGGCGCCGGTCATTCTCAATATCGTCAACAATCAATGGGCGATCTCGACCTTCCAGGGCATTGCCCGCGGCGGCTCCGGCACCTTTGCCGCGCGCGGCCTTGGCTTTGGCATTCCGGCGCTGCGCGTCGATGGCAACGATTATCTCGCCGTCTATGCCGTGTCCCACTGGGCGGCTGAGCGGGCGCGGCGCAATCTGGGCCCCACGCTGATCGAATATGTCACCTACCGCGTCGGCGCCCATTCCACCTCCGACGACCCGAGCGCCTACCGCCCGAAAACGGAATCGGAAGCCTGGCCGCTCGGTGATCCCGTCCTGCGCCTGAAGAAACATCTGATCGTGCGTGGCGCCTGGTCGGAAGAGCGGCATGTGCAGGCGGAAGCCGAAATCCTCGACGAGGTGATCCAGGCGCAAAAACAGGCGGAGGTGCACGGCACCCTGCATGCCGGCGGCAGACCTTCCGTGCGGGATATCTTCGAGGGCGTCTACGCCGAAATGCCGCCCCATATTCGCCGCCAGCGGCAGAAGGCAGGATACTGA